Proteins encoded by one window of Anoplopoma fimbria isolate UVic2021 breed Golden Eagle Sablefish chromosome 23, Afim_UVic_2022, whole genome shotgun sequence:
- the ada2b gene encoding adenosine deaminase 2-A, translated as MVIQICQALVTYVPLLWIVRVADGMPDPAQRDLLMRQETSRQMGGRVILTAAEEKLDVYLRRLKEQEMSAAQFPPAIHFFKAKPLIQKSPIFKLLQKMPKGAALHIHTSSLVGVEWLVKNVTYRPHCYICFTWDNSVRFLFSNRQPFPRWDCFYWQLLETLRARIGDTAGFDNSLMQHLTLFTEDPDGEYPNQEVVWEKFEKAFIAAAGLITHAPVLRDYFYEGLKELLHDNIMYLELRSGLSKTYELDGTIHDKVWTLKLFQEVTRKFIADHTDFLGARVIVSVHRALSVSEVKAAVKEAIQLQKDFPDVVAGFDMVGREDSGRTLWYFREALSLPAELGVTLPYFFHAGETDDEGTDVDQNILDALLFNTTRIGHGFALAHHPLAKELSRKRNVAVELCPISNQVLRLVSDLRNHPAAVLMSEGHPMVISSDDPSLFGTTGLSYDFYQAFVGIGGLKANLGTLKELALNSIRYSSLPAHLKDTGLVMWQKKWDAFILNHS; from the exons ATGGTGATCCAAATCTGCCAGGCTCTGGTCACTTATGTGCCCCTTCTGTGGATTGTAAGAGTGGCTGATGGGATGCCTGACCCTGCTCAGAGGGACCTGCTGATGCGGCAGGAGACGTCCAGACAGATGGGAGGTCGGGTGATACTGACAGCGGCAGAGGAGAAGCTGGATGTTTACCTCCGTCGTTTAAAGGAGCAAGAGATGTCTGCTGCTCAGTTCCCTCCTGCCATCCACTTCTTCAAAGCGAAGCCTCTCATCCAGAAGAGTCCGATCTTCAAACTGCTGCAGAAGATGCCTAAAG GTGCAGCCTTACACATCCACACCTCCTCTCTGGTCGGTGTTGAATGGCTGGTGAAAAACGTCACCTACAGGCCTCACTGCTACATCTGCTTCACCTGGGACAACTCGGTTCGCTTCCTCTTCTCCAACCGCCAGCCGTTCCCGCGATGGGACTGCTTCTACTGGCAGCTGCTGGAGACCCTGAGAGCCAGAATAGGAGACACTGCAGGCTTTGATAACAG tttaatgcAGCACCTCACACTGTTCACCGAGGATCCAGATGGTGAGTACCCGAACCAAGAGGTTGTCTGGGAGAAGTTTGAGAAAGCCTTTATCGCAGCTGCTGGGCTGATCACGCACGCACCCGTGCTGAGGGACTACTTCTATGAGGGCCTAAAGGAGCTTCTCCATGACAACATCATGTATCTGGAACTCAGGAGCGGCCTctcaaag acgTATGAGCTCGATGGAACCATTCATGATAAGGTCTGGACTCTGAAACTGTTTCAAGAAGTTACCAGGAAATTTATTGCAGATCATACGGACTTTCTCGGGGCTCGTGTCATCGTTTCTGTGCACAG GGCTCTGAGTGTATCTGAGGTCAAAGCAGCTGTGAAAGAGGCCATTCAGCTGCAAAAGGACTTCCCAGATGTTGTTGCAGGATTTGACATG GTTGGCAGGGAGGACAGCGGGAGGACCCTTTGGTACTTCAGGGAGGCTCTTTCTCTGCCAGCTGAACTGGGTGTCACGCTGCCATATTTCTTTCACGCGGGGGAAACAG ATGACGAAGGCACTGACGTGGATCAGAACATTCTTGACGCCCTTCTGTTCAACACCACGCGCATCGGCCACGGCTTCGCTTTGGCACACCATCCGCTCGCCAAAGAGCTTTCTAGGAAAAGAAATGTGGCTGTGGAGCTGTGTCCCATCTCAAACCAG gtGCTGAGGCTGGTGTCGGACCTCCGGAACCACCCTGCAGCTGTACTGATGTCTGAAGGTCACCCGATGGTGATCAGCTCTGACGACCCGTCTCTGTTCGGCACCACGGGCCTCTCCTACGACTTCTATCAGGCCTTTGTTGGCATCGGAGGATTAAAAGCAAACCTGGGAACTCTGAAAGAGCTGGCTCTTAACTCCATCAG GTACAGCTCCCTGCCAGCTCATCTGAAGGACACAGGTCTTGTCATGTGGCAGAAAAAATGGGACGCCTTCATCTTAAATCATTCATGA